The DNA region GGGCCGACGACCGCGAGCCGCATGGACCCCTACACGCCGCGCCTCCTGCGCGAGACGGGGCTCGCCGGGACGATCGGCAAGAGCGAACGCGGCGCGGCCGTGGTCGCGGCGATCAAGGAGACGGGCACGATCTACATGATCGCCGTCGGGGGCGCGGGCTACGTGCAGTCGCGCTGCATCCGGTCGGTGAAGGTGCTGGCCTACGGGGAGCTCGGGACCGAGGCGATCCGCGAGCTCGAGGTCGAGGACTTCCCGGTGGTCGTGGCCGTCGACAGCGACGGGAATAACCTGCATCAGAGTGGGCGGTTGGCCTTCGCCAGCAGCCCCCACTAGCTGGGCCGTGCCATTGCGTGCGCGGCCCACAACAAAGGAAGGTGGCAACGTGGGTCAGTCACGCATCGTCTTCACACACGCACACCGGCAGCGCTTCGGAACGAACACCACGGGCACGGGGTCGGTGCACGAGAGGGGGCGCTGGCCCGGCATCGAGCTCTACTACCCGCCGATCAAGTTCGTGCCCAAGCGGGGGGCCTACGAGGAGATCGAGGAGGCCGAGTCGCGCTTCTGGCGCTGGGGGGCGACGACCGAGGCGCACACGATCATCTTCGACCTCGAGGACGGCTGCCAGCGGAAGGCCGAGAGCCGCGCGCTGCTGCGCAAGGTGCTCCCCAAGCTCGACCGCCCGGACCTGATGGTCGCGCTGCGCATCAACCAGTTCCGCACGAGCGAGTACGAGCGCGACCTCGAGCTGGTCTCGGACCTCAAGGACCATATCCAGGTGGTGATCCTGGCCAAGGCGGGCGAGGAGTACGGCGCCGCCGAGATCCGCGAGCTCTCGTCGTGGATCGTGAAGATCAACGCGCCGCTCGCCGTGGAGCCGATCATCGAGCACCCGAAGAGCCTGAAGATCGCGGAGCAGATTCTCGGCTACGACTCGGTCTGCCACGTGGTCTTCGGCATCCACGACTTCTCGAAGGCCATGGGCGTGCACATCACCCCGCGGCACTGGCTCGAGGAGCTCCGGGTCTGGCGCGACATGCTGCTGCTCGAGGCGCGACTACACGGCAAGGGGGTGATCGGCGGCGTCGATCCGCTCGTCGGCCAGAAGCTCATGCCCTCGGACCTGACGGAGGATGCCGAGGTGCGGCGCTGGCTGGAGACGGAAGGGGACGAGCAGGCGCGCGTGGTCTACGAGCACGCCAAGGCCGAGGCGCAGTTCGGGCTCACGGGCAAGCAGGTCGTGCACCCGTACCACATCCCCCTCTGCAAGGCGGCCTTCGTGCCCGCCCCGGACCAGGTGCAGGACCAGATGGACATCCTGCGCAAGGCGATGGAGGCCAAGGCGCTGATCGGCGGCGCGATCCTGCACAAGGGCGAGATGCTCGACCCGCCGATGTTCGGCAAGGCCCTACAGACGCTCCTGCGCGCGGCGGCGCTCGGGGCCCTGGATGCGGAGGCTACCGCGCTCGCGCAGAGCGTGGTGGACGCGATGCCCGACTTCGCGCTCCGCGAGAACTGGCCCTACAACGTCATTCTGTAGGGCTCGAGGAGCAGCCCTCGAGGAGCAGCCATGGATCCCCGCGACCTTTCGACCCTCGCGCAGCTGACCGCAGAGCACGCCGGCGCGGTCGGCGTGGACGTCGTCGCCATCGACGCCTTTCGCGATGCCCCCGAGGTAGTGCTGCGGGAGAGCTTCGCGGCGGAGGAGCTCGCCTACGCGCGGGGGCGCGGGGATCCGTCGGCCAGCCTCGCGGCGGCGTGGGCCGCGAAGGAGGCTCTGCTCAAGGCGCTCGGGAGCGGTCTCGGGGCGGGGCTCGTGGCGCCGCACGAGCTCCGGCTCGCGCACGAGCGGGACGGGGCGCCGCGTCTCCTCTTCGGTAGCGCGGCGGCCGCGCGCCTCGGGGTCTCGCC from Deltaproteobacteria bacterium includes:
- a CDS encoding aldolase, giving the protein MHERGRWPGIELYYPPIKFVPKRGAYEEIEEAESRFWRWGATTEAHTIIFDLEDGCQRKAESRALLRKVLPKLDRPDLMVALRINQFRTSEYERDLELVSDLKDHIQVVILAKAGEEYGAAEIRELSSWIVKINAPLAVEPIIEHPKSLKIAEQILGYDSVCHVVFGIHDFSKAMGVHITPRHWLEELRVWRDMLLLEARLHGKGVIGGVDPLVGQKLMPSDLTEDAEVRRWLETEGDEQARVVYEHAKAEAQFGLTGKQVVHPYHIPLCKAAFVPAPDQVQDQMDILRKAMEAKALIGGAILHKGEMLDPPMFGKALQTLLRAAALGALDAEATALAQSVVDAMPDFALRENWPYNVIL